In Populus alba chromosome 1, ASM523922v2, whole genome shotgun sequence, a single window of DNA contains:
- the LOC118061957 gene encoding probable carboxylesterase 18: protein MSQNSADLPWKVRLFTSLFSFTYKVMIRRSDGSLNRLLLNFLDYKTSPSPDKPIDGVTTTDFTIDEDRNLWFRLYNPVFRTSTTDNEVNIPVIFYFHGGGFICMAANSKLFDDLCYRLARLLPAVIISVNYRLAPERRCPCQYEDGFDVIKFIDKSYLEVLPNHANLKHSFVAGDSAGGNLAHHMALKASKSELFNIKLTGVIAIQPFFGGEERTGSEIKLSRDPFVPMDTTDWMWRSFLPEGSNRDHQVSNVFGPNSVDISELKYPAVLVIIGGLDPLQDWQKRYYEGLKKSGKEVYLVEYVNAFHSFYLFPCVPEFSLFIKDVKDFMQKQMSR from the coding sequence atgtctCAAAACTCAGCTGACCTCCCATGGAAGGTAAGGCTCTTTACATCCCTCTTCTCCTTCACCTATAAAGTCATGATCCGTCGCTCTGATGGATCTCTGAACCGCCTCTTACTCAACTTTCTCGACTATAAAACCTCTCCATCGCCTGACAAGCCCATAGATGGTGTCACAACCACTGATTTCACTATTGATGAAGACCGCAACCTTTGGTTCCGCCTCTACAACCCCGTCTTCAGAACTTCAACCACCGACAATGAAGTTAACATCCCAGTTATTTTCTACTTCCACGGGGGTGGGTTCATCTGCATGGCGGCCAATTCAAAGCTGTTCGATGATTTATGCTACAGGCTCGCCCGCCTGCTACCTGCAGTCATCATCTCTGTAAACTACAGGCTGGCTCCTGAGCGTAGGTGTCCTTGCCAATATGAAGACGGTTTTGatgttataaaatttattgataaatcATACCTTGAAGTCCTTCCAAACCATGCCAATCTCAAGCACAGTTTTGTTGCTGGAGACAGTGCTGGTGGCAATCTAGCTCATCACATGGCACTAAAGGCTAGCAAATCTGAACTTTTCAATATAAAACTGACTGGAGTTATAGCCATACAGCCATTCTTCGGAGGAGAAGAGCGTACAGGATCGGAAATCAAGCTTTCTAGAGATCCCTTTGTTCCAATGGATACTACAGACTGGATGTGGAGATCGTTTCTGCCAGAGGGTTCGAATCGGGACCATCAGGTGTCGAATGTTTTTGGGCCTAACTCTGTTGACATTTCAGAGCTTAAATACCCTGCAGTTCTTGTTATTATTGGGGGGTTGGATCCTCTCCAGGACTGGCAAAAGAGGTACTACGAGGGACTGAAGAAAAGTGGAAAAGAAGTGTATTTAGTTGAGTATGTCAACGCATTCCATTCATTTTACCTTTTTCCTTGTGTGCCTGAGTTTTCTTTGTTTATCAAGGATGTGAAAGATTTTATGCAGAAACAAATGTCcagatga